The nucleotide sequence TGCAGCAACACATCTCACACAGCATTTTTTCTCTCAATTAGATGGCCAGTCTCAAGCTACTTTTGAATGGTACAAAAATAACCCAGAGGCTGTGGATCTTCGCTTTATTGCGGATGTGGAAGAGTCAAAAGCCTTAAATAAAATTAAAGGTGGAGCAATCATTATTTCGGCGAGCGGCATGTGTGATGCTGGTCGTATTGTTCATCACTTAGCCAGTAATTTGCCACGTGCTCAAAATGCCATTGTCATAACTGGATTTCAGGCTTATGGAAGTCTGGGTAGACGATTGGTGGATAAGGTGGAGAAGGTTCGACTATTTGGTGAAGAGATTCCGGTTAAGGCCTCGATTCACACAATTGGTGGTTTATCTGCTCACGCTGATCAGGCGGGTTTACTAGACTGGCTTAGAGGATTCAAGCGGGAACCAAGTGCTGTCTTTGTTGTGCATGGTGAACCAGAATCATCATCAGTTTTAGCTCAATGCATCAGGGACGAATTGCATTGGACTAAGGTCATTATTCCTGAACGCTTGCATTCTTATCGGTGCTAACTCAATAATCTTATTTAGTCGGCCACTTTTGCGCCTTGGATATTGTGACGTTTCATAGCGTCCGCCACAAACCCAGACTGCTTGAGTTCCGCGATGACATTGCTTAAATAGGCGTTTGTACTTTCATAATTGGCTCTAGCCTTCGGAATGCCAATCGCTTGATTGATCACCATGAAACGACCGGGCAGCATCCGTAAGCCCCCATAGCGCTTGGCATCACTCTCTAGCTGCTGTTTGACACCTGCTGCAACATTGCCTGTTCCAGACATAAAGTCATCCACTACGGCTTGTGAGCTAGCGGCTCTTAATAGGGCGGCATTTTTAATCTCACGCGTAAGGTAAAGATCATAAGCGCTCCCTTTGCCTACGACAATTTCATTGCCGGCAGCATCTACTTCATCATTCGTCTTTAAAGCAGAGGAGGCCTTCACCATATAGGCGCCTTCAATTTGTATATAGGCTGGGGTATAGCTAATATCAGCGCCACGAACTGGGTCGATCGCCACAAATACCAAATCAATTTCTCCGGTCTTCACTGCATCGACTGTTGCCCCCGCCGTTTTGAATGGGATCAGTTGGACGGGTAATGAAATATGTTTCCCAATCTCATTGGCAATATCAATGGTTACTCCGTATAAGCTTTTGGAGTTTGAATCCTGATTGGCCAGAATCGGATTGCCTAAATTAATGCCGACGCGCAGAACGCCATTTGGCGCAAAAGAAGTTAAGGTGGATTGGTCAATAGTTTTCATAGTCTTAGGTGATTGACTTATAGCGAGTTGTGATAAGCACAAAAGCGTCAGAGATAGGAGTGAGGAAAATATCAGCTTCATTAAAAGATGGAGATAAAAAAACCGCGGCGGACCGCGGCTTTTTGTGCAAAAGAAGGAATTACTTCTTAGCGTCAGCCGCTGGAGCAGCAGCAGGTGCTGTTGGAGCAGCGGCGGGAGCATCTTTCTTAGCTTCTTCCATATGAGCAGCTTCTGCACCATGCTTCTCGCCGCCCATATCCACGTTGCCGTCGCCTTTGAGGAGTAAGTAGGCGGTGGCACCAATTAAGACTAGCACCATGATGATAATTGAACGGTTGCTCATTGCTTTTCCTTCGATTTAGTTGAGATTCAGCCAATCTTAACTCTGCTTAAGTGCTAGGTAAATCCTGATAAGCCCTAAGCCCTCATATCCTTGGTTAATCTAGGTGTTAATACTGATTTAGTTCACAGAGTAAGATGACCCTAAATAGATGTCAAAAGGTTGCAATATGAGTCCAAAACTCCCCATTAATAACTCACAGACGATTACTGAGTTTTTAAATCTACACAAGAATCAAATATCGGAAGAAGATTCCGAGGATTCTTATAAGTTTGCTTTTGGTGACGAGGCTTTTTTGTCGCGCAGGGAAACGATTGGCATTCGTTTTGAATTGGAGTTATTAAAGCCAGAGATCCTACTCAAGGAGCATGGTATCGAACATACGATTACCGTATTTGGGTCGACTCGATTTATCAGTCATGCTGAAGCATTAACTCTGAAGGAAAATGCAAATACACCAGAGAAGATTGCAGATGCCAACAGAGCGCTTCTGCATAGCAAGTATTACGAGTCAGCCCGAGAGTTCGGCTCATTGGTTGCTCATTACAACGCTACTCAAGAGAATAACTTTAATAAACTTCATATTTGCACAGGCGGCGGCCCCGGAATTATGGAGGCTGCTAATCGAGGTGCATTTGAAGCGGGCGATAAAACCATTGGTTTTAATATCAGTCTACCTAGGGAGCAGCACCCCAATCCTTATGTCAGCCCCGGCTTAAGTTTTCGCTTTCATTACTTCGCGTTGCGCAAGATGCACTTCATGTTGCGTGCTAGAGCGATTGTTGCCTTTCCTGGCGGATTTGGGTCCTGTGACGAGTTATTTGAGGTGTTGACACTGATTCAGACCAAAAAAGTCGTCCCCATCCCCGTGATTCTGGTGGGCAAAGAATATTGGAATGAGATGATTAACTTTGATCACATGGTGGAATTTGGTGTGATTGATCAAGAGGATATGCAAACCATTCACTTCTCAGAGACTGCCCAGGAGGCTTGGCAGGTGATTCAGGATTGGTATCAATTGGGTTAACAAGTACTCGCCTGTAAAATCCCACTATGAATCCAGCGCAAACTAGCATCGCCA is from Polynucleobacter sp. MWH-S4W17 and encodes:
- a CDS encoding ABC transporter substrate-binding protein, with translation MKTIDQSTLTSFAPNGVLRVGINLGNPILANQDSNSKSLYGVTIDIANEIGKHISLPVQLIPFKTAGATVDAVKTGEIDLVFVAIDPVRGADISYTPAYIQIEGAYMVKASSALKTNDEVDAAGNEIVVGKGSAYDLYLTREIKNAALLRAASSQAVVDDFMSGTGNVAAGVKQQLESDAKRYGGLRMLPGRFMVINQAIGIPKARANYESTNAYLSNVIAELKQSGFVADAMKRHNIQGAKVAD
- a CDS encoding LOG family protein gives rise to the protein MSPKLPINNSQTITEFLNLHKNQISEEDSEDSYKFAFGDEAFLSRRETIGIRFELELLKPEILLKEHGIEHTITVFGSTRFISHAEALTLKENANTPEKIADANRALLHSKYYESAREFGSLVAHYNATQENNFNKLHICTGGGPGIMEAANRGAFEAGDKTIGFNISLPREQHPNPYVSPGLSFRFHYFALRKMHFMLRARAIVAFPGGFGSCDELFEVLTLIQTKKVVPIPVILVGKEYWNEMINFDHMVEFGVIDQEDMQTIHFSETAQEAWQVIQDWYQLG